Proteins from one Phaenicophaeus curvirostris isolate KB17595 chromosome 16, BPBGC_Pcur_1.0, whole genome shotgun sequence genomic window:
- the C1QTNF8 gene encoding complement C1q tumor necrosis factor-related protein 8: MRAVFLLLVVSVANVGAVMEKGLPRRRLSCVRCCGPSEQPVSIISSRYTRMSSDPAYSIPKVQPTIDITILKGEKGEMGEKGYPGAVGKEGERGLRGLNGQKGQKGQPGPQGHSCKQLYAAFSVGRRKPLHSSDYYEHVTFDTEFVNLYKHFNMFSGKFFCYVAGIYYFSLNVHTWNFKETYLHLMKNEKEVAILYAQPSDRSIMQSQSLMLDLQEGEEVWVRMFKRERENAIYSEEADVYIIFNGHLIKPAVE, translated from the exons ATGAGAGCTGTGTTTCTCCTGCTCGTGGTGTCCGTCGCGAACGTCGGGGCTGTGATGGAAAAGGGTCTGCCGAGACGGCGCCTCTCGTGCGTGCGATGCTGCGGCCCTTCAGAGCAGCCCGTGTCCATCATCTCCTCTCGATACACAAGGATGAGCAGCGACCCAGCCTATTCAATACCCAAAGTCCAGCCCACTATAGATATCACCATCCTCAAAG GTGAGAAGGGTGAAATGGGAGAGAAAGGGTACCCTGGAGCAgttgggaaggaaggagaaagagggttGCGTGGCTTGAATGGacagaaaggacagaaaggaCAGCCTGGCCCGCAAGGGCATTCCTGCAAGCAGCTCTATGCTGCTTTCTCCGTAGGTCGGAGAAAACCCCTTCATAGCTCAGACTACTACGAGCATGTCACTTTTGACACCGAGTTTGTGAACCTGTACAAGCACTTCAACATGTTCTCGGGGAAGTTCTTCTGCTATGTGGCAGGAATCTACTACTTCAGCCTCAATGTCCACACCTGGAACTTCAAGGAGACCTACCTGCACTtgatgaaaaatgagaaagaggtGGCCATTCTCTACGCCCAGCCCAGTGATCGGAGCATCATGCAGAGCCAGAGCCTAATGCTGGATCtgcaggaaggagaggaggtCTGGGTGAGGATGTTCAAAAGGGAGCGAGAAAATGCCATCTACAGTGAAGAGGCTGATGTTTACATC